GCTGGGAAGAACAAGAGTCTACGATTTACAATTGGAGTGGCATTGAGAGGAAAGACCAAGAGAAATATATTTTTCAATATACCTTGTCAGGACAAGGAGAAATAGATATAGACGGTAAGGTTCATCAGTTGAAGGCTGGTCATGCCTTTATTGTTAGTAGCCCCGGTCATTATCATTACTATTTGCCCGAGTATTCAACGAAATGGGAGTTTTTATATTTAACTCTATATGGAAACGAAGCGAAGAAATGCTGGGAGCATGTTAAAAGGAAGGGCAACCAAGTTGTTCGTTTTCACCCTGAGGCTGCTCCTGTTAAGCTTGTTAAACAAATGTATGATGATGCTCGTGAACGGAAAATCACGAATGCCTATCAGGGCTCAAGTATTTCCTATCAGTTTATTATGGAGTTATACTTGGCTTTATCAAATGTGGATAAATTAATGGAGGATTGGTCAGAAGGGGTGATTAGTGCCGCTTTATTTGCGAGAAATTACTATCAGGATGAAATTGGTGCTGAAGAAATGGCGGAAGCGTCAAAGTTATCAAAGTATCATTTTACAAGATTGTTTAAGCAAGAAACTGGTGTGACCCCGATTCAGTATTTAACGAATATCCGCTTGCAAAAAGCCATTGAGCTTTTGCAGCATACAAAGTATTCTGTTGACGAAATTGCTCAGTTAGTAGGATATAAGAATGCGAATTATTTGAATAAGATTACTCGTAAGTTAACGGGAAAATCTCCTGGGCAGATTAGGCAGGGGGAGTAGTAATATAGATACTTTGTATTTATAAATACAAATTCAGCTAAAAAATAGGCTGTTTCATTGCGCTGCAGACACTTGCTTTCCGCGGGGAGGAAGCTGAGCCTCCTCGGCTTTGCCTGCGGGGTCTCAGCCTTTCCTCTACCTCCCGCAGGAGTCAAGTGTCTTCCGCTCCATTCCACTGTGGTTATGAAAATTTTATATTGCAACAATCTTTGCCGAAAAACTTCCTATATTACAAAGTAATTAATGCCTATTAACTATAATTGCTTTTTTAAAATCATTCATCCAAATCAATTTGTATAGTTCCTTTTTGGTGCATGATGGTCATTTTTGTGCCTGGGGCCATGATGTTTTCTAGGATGTCTTTGGCTGCTTGTAGGGCAAATTCGATTCGTTCTAGCTTTTCTGATTCTTCCTCCCGCTGGTTGAGTGGAATGTCTGACATTTTTTGTGTATAGGTCAATGATGTTTGATGAAATTGGGCTAGTTTTTCATAAACTTCATCATATAGTTCTTCGATTTCTTTCTTCATGTCCAGCTCCTCCCTTTTTAACTCCTTCTTCTATCATACAAAACTGGGAGCTTAAGTAAACAGGGATTTACGATTGATTTTTCAATAAACGCTTATGAATCCAAATAGCTGCCTGACATCCATCAGCCATTGCAATTGTGACTTGCTCAGAATGCGCGACAACATCTCCAGCTGCCCAAACGTTTGTGATATTTGTTTCCTTTGTTCGCGGATCTACTAGAACATGCTTATTTTCTAGCCTTTCCACACCAAGCTGCTCAGCAAGATCTGAGTGAACTGAGTTACCACCGAAGCCTATAAATCCTTTATCTCCTGCTACTATTTGTCCACTTTTTAGCTTTACTCCTTTAAATTCAAATTCATTTTCGGTGATAATTTCCTCGATCTGTTCGTCTATCACACGAATGTTTTTTTGGTTAAGCTTAGTAAGAAGTGCTGATTCAAGTTGTTCCTCATCATGATTGATAAACGTTATTTTGTCTGTCCAATAAGTTAGCGTTAGAGCTAAATTTCCTCCTGTTTTTCCTGAACCTAATAGCAATACATGTTGATCTCGCACTTCATACCCATCACAATCTGGACAAACATAGATAGAGATTCCTAAGCACGGCTCGATGTTTTTAATATTTGGAATTCGATCCTTAATTCCTGTGGATAATAATAAAGTTTTTGCTTCAAACACTGTTCCATCTTCTGTGTATAGGAGGATGTTTTCTTTATTTTTCTCAGTTTTATGAACAAAGGCTTTTTCAAACTCTACTCCATAGCTTTTCGCTTGCTTTCTTCCTAAGCTTCTCAGCGTTTCCCCACTAACCCCATCAGGCCAGCCAAGTATATTATGATAAGCACGGCACAAATTGGACCGGCCATCTTGATTATCTAAAACAAGCACATTGTGCATGTATCGTCCAAGCTGAAGAGCTGCTTGTAGCCCTGCGATTCCACCGCCAACAATAATACATTCATATGAGGTTGCTTTCATATCCACACGCCCTTTTTCATTTCGTATAAATTAGAATTTGTTAAAAAGAAAAAGATTATCCACATAGAACAAAAGAGCAAGCGCCTCGAGGGGCTAGGCATCTGACTTTTTTAGCAAAAAGTCAGACTGCTGGAGCTGGATGTCGAAGTGTGATCCACAATTGATGCAGTTTATAATTTTTCCTAAACAAAGGAACTGAACATTTTGTCCAGTTCCCACAGGTTTTTCCTCAAATTGTGGATAAAAAGAATTAAACGACATGTATTTACAATATATACACAATAATTCGTCAAAAATTTAGATATTAACAAGTTATTATACTGTTAACAACAAGTTATCCACAAAAGTTATCAACATATCCACATTATCTATCCACATTTTGTGTGGGTACGTGCGTTCGCCACAATATATACAGGACTTTTTTCCATTGTTTAAAAGTTATACACAGGACATTTCTAGTTCTTTTGATCTGACTTATGATGTTCTAAAATCTCCACCATTAACATGTAGAACTTGCCCTGTCACATATCTTGAATCGTCAGAAGCCAGATACACATAAGTTGGAGCAAGCTCAAACGGTTGACCTGCTCGCTTCATTTTTGTATCTGTTCCAAACGTTGCGACATTTTCAGCAGAAAAGCTCGAAGGAATAAGTGGAGTCCAGATTGGTCCTGGTGCTACGCCATTTACCCGTATTCCTTTATCCACAAGTGATAATGAAAGTGATCTAGTAAATGTTGTTATGGCCCCCTTAGTTGCTGAGTAATCAATTAATGTTTTATGTCCTTGATAAGCTGTAATTG
This genomic stretch from Metabacillus sp. B2-18 harbors:
- a CDS encoding AraC family transcriptional regulator: MNKKTGAVAFRFNDPNVNQVAQIWSVGWEEQESTIYNWSGIERKDQEKYIFQYTLSGQGEIDIDGKVHQLKAGHAFIVSSPGHYHYYLPEYSTKWEFLYLTLYGNEAKKCWEHVKRKGNQVVRFHPEAAPVKLVKQMYDDARERKITNAYQGSSISYQFIMELYLALSNVDKLMEDWSEGVISAALFARNYYQDEIGAEEMAEASKLSKYHFTRLFKQETGVTPIQYLTNIRLQKAIELLQHTKYSVDEIAQLVGYKNANYLNKITRKLTGKSPGQIRQGE
- a CDS encoding NAD(P)/FAD-dependent oxidoreductase, whose amino-acid sequence is MKATSYECIIVGGGIAGLQAALQLGRYMHNVLVLDNQDGRSNLCRAYHNILGWPDGVSGETLRSLGRKQAKSYGVEFEKAFVHKTEKNKENILLYTEDGTVFEAKTLLLSTGIKDRIPNIKNIEPCLGISIYVCPDCDGYEVRDQHVLLLGSGKTGGNLALTLTYWTDKITFINHDEEQLESALLTKLNQKNIRVIDEQIEEIITENEFEFKGVKLKSGQIVAGDKGFIGFGGNSVHSDLAEQLGVERLENKHVLVDPRTKETNITNVWAAGDVVAHSEQVTIAMADGCQAAIWIHKRLLKNQS